A window of Auraticoccus monumenti contains these coding sequences:
- a CDS encoding IclR family transcriptional regulator, protein MSTLQTLDRGIRALEVVAASDGLSIPELSARLGVARAIGHRLATTLETHGLVVRDAAGRLHLGAGLAVLAGRWWPSVLTRAPAVLQDLAERTAATGFLAVAEGEEAVVVLACDPGTSVLRVGYRVGSRHPLSRGASGLALRAARPELPGDPEAVREARRRGWAATRGQLQDGAVGVAAALPRSGSAWSPEACVGVVSLGDFDVDAAAPQVLTAAASLTGADGEPPAAPAP, encoded by the coding sequence GTGAGCACGCTGCAGACGCTGGACCGCGGGATCCGCGCCCTCGAGGTCGTGGCCGCCTCCGACGGTCTCAGCATCCCCGAGCTCTCGGCCCGGCTGGGCGTGGCCCGGGCCATCGGGCACCGGCTGGCCACCACCCTGGAGACGCACGGTCTGGTGGTGCGCGACGCCGCCGGCCGGCTGCACCTGGGGGCCGGGCTGGCCGTCCTGGCCGGACGCTGGTGGCCCAGCGTGCTCACCCGCGCCCCCGCCGTGCTGCAGGACCTGGCCGAGCGGACCGCCGCCACCGGCTTCCTGGCCGTCGCCGAGGGGGAGGAGGCCGTGGTGGTGCTGGCCTGCGACCCGGGCACGTCGGTGCTGCGGGTCGGCTACCGGGTGGGCAGCCGCCATCCGCTCTCCCGCGGCGCCTCGGGCCTGGCCCTGCGGGCCGCCCGCCCGGAGCTCCCGGGCGACCCGGAAGCCGTCCGGGAGGCGCGTCGACGCGGGTGGGCGGCGACCCGCGGACAGCTGCAGGACGGAGCGGTCGGGGTGGCCGCCGCACTCCCCCGCAGCGGGAGCGCCTGGTCGCCGGAGGCCTGCGTCGGCGTGGTCTCGCTCGGTGACTTCGACGTCGACGCGGCTGCCCCGCAGGTGCTCACCGCGGCCGCCTCGCTCACCGGAGCGGACGGGGAACCGCCGGCAGCACCCGCCCCCTGA
- a CDS encoding oxidoreductase, translating into MDRTWSEQHLPELDGSTVLVTGATSGVGLETARQLVARRAHVVLAVRDAERGHRVAEEIGADARGSAEVLRVDLADLASVRAAAGAWGGRPLDVLVNNAGVAATTRRETADGFELALGTNFLGPFALTNLLLPQVRRRVVVVASGAHRHGRIDLEDPHFRRRRFSVAAAYTQSKLADMLWGLELGERLRAAGSPGEVLLAHPGWALTNLQRATRSDRVNAVVTAVCSLFAQSSAMGALPTLVAATADLPPGSYVGPDGPGEMRGLPTLVGRAPRARDHETARRLWELAERETGTSFPVLHDRT; encoded by the coding sequence ATGGACCGCACCTGGAGCGAGCAGCACCTCCCCGAGCTCGACGGCAGCACGGTGCTGGTCACCGGCGCCACCAGCGGCGTGGGTCTGGAGACGGCCCGGCAGCTGGTCGCCCGGAGGGCGCACGTGGTGCTGGCCGTCCGCGACGCCGAGCGCGGGCACCGGGTCGCCGAGGAGATCGGCGCCGACGCCAGGGGCAGCGCCGAGGTGCTCCGGGTGGACCTCGCCGACCTGGCCTCGGTCCGGGCCGCGGCGGGTGCCTGGGGCGGACGTCCGTTGGACGTCCTGGTCAACAACGCCGGGGTCGCCGCCACCACCCGTCGGGAGACCGCCGACGGCTTCGAGCTCGCGCTGGGCACCAACTTCCTCGGCCCCTTCGCGCTGACCAACCTGCTGCTGCCGCAGGTGCGCCGACGCGTCGTGGTGGTGGCCTCCGGCGCGCACCGCCACGGTCGGATCGACCTCGAGGACCCGCACTTCCGCCGTCGCCGGTTCTCCGTCGCCGCCGCCTACACCCAGTCGAAGCTGGCCGACATGCTCTGGGGCCTGGAGCTGGGCGAGCGGCTCCGCGCCGCCGGGTCGCCGGGCGAGGTGCTGCTGGCCCACCCCGGGTGGGCGCTGACGAACCTGCAGCGCGCCACCCGCAGCGACCGGGTCAACGCGGTCGTGACCGCGGTCTGCTCGCTGTTCGCCCAGTCCAGCGCGATGGGGGCGCTGCCCACCCTGGTCGCCGCCACCGCGGACCTGCCGCCGGGGAGCTACGTCGGCCCCGACGGGCCCGGCGAGATGCGTGGGCTGCCGACCCTGGTCGGCCGCGCCCCTCGGGCCCGGGACCACGAGACCGCCCGCCGGCTCTGGGAGCTCGCCGAGCGGGAGACCGGCACCTCCTTCCCGGTGCTCCACGACCGCACCTAG
- the fahA gene encoding fumarylacetoacetase, translating to MSTRQSWGSGAAGSGFDVDHLPYGVFSAGTDAPRVGVRIGDWVLAPAALLRGEHDDLAAACEAASLNPLMALGRPAWRRLRAWLTDVLTDRSRAEQVSPALHHLDDVVLQLPFEVADYVDFYASEHHATNVGRILRPDGEPLLPNWKHLPVGYHGRAGTVVVSGTDVVRPHGQRKGPDDPAPTFGPTRRLDLEAELGFVVGVGSVQGQPVAVDDLAEHVFGVVVLNDWSARDVQAWEYVPLGPFLGKSFATSVSAWVTPLEALDAAWCDLPGQDPEPLPYLRVGPRAGLDLNLEVELDGVVVSRPCYAAMYWSPAQLLAHTTVNGASLRTGDLLGSGTVSGPEPGTRGSLLELSWGGRDPLRVGDGERTFLEDGDEVVLRCSAPAGGGGRLTLGEVRGRVLPAVPRPLR from the coding sequence ATGAGCACCCGCCAGAGCTGGGGGTCCGGCGCCGCCGGGTCGGGGTTCGACGTCGACCACCTGCCCTACGGGGTGTTCTCCGCGGGGACCGACGCACCGCGGGTCGGGGTGCGGATCGGGGACTGGGTGCTGGCCCCGGCGGCGCTGCTGCGTGGCGAGCACGACGACCTGGCCGCCGCGTGCGAGGCCGCCTCGCTCAACCCGCTGATGGCGCTGGGTCGACCGGCCTGGCGGCGGCTGCGGGCCTGGCTGACCGACGTCCTGACCGACCGCTCGCGGGCCGAGCAGGTCTCGCCCGCCCTGCACCACCTCGACGACGTGGTCCTGCAGCTGCCCTTCGAGGTGGCCGACTACGTCGACTTCTACGCCTCCGAGCACCACGCCACCAACGTGGGACGGATCCTCCGTCCCGACGGGGAGCCGCTGCTGCCCAACTGGAAGCACCTGCCCGTCGGATACCACGGCCGGGCCGGCACGGTCGTGGTCTCCGGCACCGACGTCGTCCGCCCGCACGGCCAGCGCAAGGGGCCCGACGACCCGGCTCCCACCTTCGGCCCCACCCGGCGCCTGGACCTGGAGGCCGAGCTGGGGTTCGTGGTCGGGGTCGGCTCGGTGCAGGGCCAGCCGGTGGCGGTGGACGACCTCGCCGAGCACGTCTTCGGGGTGGTCGTGCTCAACGACTGGTCCGCCCGCGACGTCCAGGCCTGGGAGTACGTGCCGCTGGGCCCCTTCCTCGGCAAGTCCTTCGCGACCTCGGTGAGCGCCTGGGTCACCCCGCTGGAGGCCCTCGACGCCGCCTGGTGCGACCTGCCGGGCCAGGACCCGGAGCCGCTGCCGTACCTGCGGGTGGGTCCGCGCGCCGGGCTGGACCTGAACCTGGAGGTCGAGCTCGACGGGGTGGTGGTCTCGCGCCCCTGCTACGCCGCGATGTACTGGTCGCCCGCGCAGCTGCTGGCCCACACCACGGTCAACGGGGCTTCGCTGCGCACCGGTGACCTGCTCGGCTCCGGCACGGTGTCCGGCCCGGAGCCCGGCACCCGGGGCTCGCTGCTGGAGCTGAGCTGGGGCGGCCGGGACCCGCTGCGGGTGGGCGACGGTGAGCGCACCTTCCTGGAGGACGGTGACGAGGTGGTGCTGCGCTGCTCGGCTCCCGCCGGAGGTGGGGGACGGCTGACCCTGGGTGAGGTCAGGGGGCGGGTGCTGCCGGCGGTTCCCCGTCCGCTCCGGTGA
- a CDS encoding amidohydrolase, whose protein sequence is MHDQSDAAPPLLLRGVRRVGGPAGGRFDVRLERGLVAEVGERLTTRGAEVLDADGGWVLPGLWDQHVHLGQWGLTFGRLDTAGTTTPRQVLDLVGRRVAELEARGAPTDAVVTGFGHRTGHWTEPALVSELDSVAGDHPVLLITGDVHGCWMSSAALRLVGLPLREGPVEERDWFEAQPLLLGLPGADAQNEAGVAAAVRAASARGVVGLTDFEFAPNHLLWPQRLLAGVSGVRVRAGVYPDGLEEVIALGLSSGSALAPEQDPDGLLRMGPLKIISDGSLNTRTAWCCEPYAVGVDPHPGAQHLHGTVNFAAEELQQLLGRAHAAGLEAAVHAIGDAAVGAVADAFERTGVRGSIEHLQLARHEDLHRLAALGVRASVQPFHLWDDRDVTELNWPGRADRCFMFASMLAAGLELSLGSDAPVAPLDPWLAMAAAVHRSADDREPWHAEEAITPAQALAASTGGVRRLEVGGPGDLVLVDRDPLAPTGSTAEAAALLQSVQVRATVVAGRRTH, encoded by the coding sequence GTGCACGACCAGTCCGACGCGGCGCCGCCGCTGCTGCTCAGGGGCGTCCGACGGGTCGGTGGACCCGCCGGGGGCCGGTTCGACGTCCGGCTCGAGCGGGGCCTGGTGGCCGAGGTCGGCGAACGCCTGACGACCCGTGGCGCCGAGGTCCTCGACGCCGACGGCGGCTGGGTGCTCCCCGGTCTGTGGGACCAGCACGTGCACCTCGGCCAGTGGGGGCTGACCTTCGGCCGCCTGGACACCGCGGGTACCACCACCCCCAGGCAGGTGCTGGACCTGGTGGGCCGGCGGGTCGCCGAGCTGGAGGCGCGCGGGGCGCCGACCGACGCGGTGGTCACCGGTTTCGGGCACCGCACCGGTCACTGGACCGAACCCGCCCTGGTGTCCGAGCTGGACTCCGTCGCCGGCGACCACCCGGTGCTCCTCATCACCGGCGACGTGCACGGCTGCTGGATGAGCTCGGCCGCGCTGCGTCTGGTCGGGCTGCCCCTGCGCGAGGGCCCGGTGGAGGAGCGGGACTGGTTCGAGGCGCAGCCGCTGCTGCTGGGGCTGCCCGGGGCCGACGCCCAGAACGAGGCGGGGGTGGCCGCGGCGGTCCGGGCCGCGTCGGCGCGGGGCGTGGTGGGGCTCACCGACTTCGAGTTCGCCCCCAACCACCTGCTCTGGCCGCAGCGGCTGCTGGCCGGGGTGAGCGGCGTGCGGGTCCGGGCGGGGGTCTACCCCGACGGGCTGGAGGAGGTCATCGCGCTGGGCCTGTCCTCGGGGTCGGCGCTGGCCCCGGAGCAGGACCCCGACGGGCTGCTGCGGATGGGTCCGCTGAAGATCATCTCCGACGGGTCGCTCAACACCCGCACGGCCTGGTGCTGCGAGCCCTACGCGGTCGGGGTCGACCCCCACCCGGGCGCGCAGCACCTGCACGGCACGGTGAACTTCGCGGCCGAGGAGCTGCAGCAGCTGCTGGGACGCGCCCACGCCGCCGGGCTGGAGGCGGCGGTGCACGCCATCGGCGACGCGGCGGTGGGAGCGGTGGCGGACGCCTTCGAGCGGACCGGTGTCCGCGGCAGCATCGAGCACCTCCAGCTCGCCCGTCACGAGGACCTGCACCGGCTCGCCGCGCTCGGGGTGCGGGCCAGCGTCCAGCCCTTCCACCTGTGGGACGACCGCGACGTGACCGAGCTCAACTGGCCGGGCCGTGCGGACCGCTGCTTCATGTTCGCCTCGATGCTGGCCGCCGGGCTGGAGCTCTCGCTGGGCTCCGACGCCCCGGTGGCCCCGCTGGACCCCTGGCTGGCCATGGCCGCCGCCGTCCACCGCTCCGCCGACGACCGTGAGCCCTGGCACGCCGAGGAGGCCATCACCCCCGCCCAGGCGCTGGCGGCCTCCACCGGTGGGGTCCGGCGGCTGGAGGTCGGGGGCCCGGGCGATCTGGTGCTGGTCGACCGCGACCCGCTGGCCCCGACCGGCTCCACCGCCGAGGCGGCCGCGCTGCTGCAGTCGGTGCAGGTGCGGGCCACCGTCGTCGCGGGTCGACGCACGCACTGA
- a CDS encoding YdeI/OmpD-associated family protein — MATVELTPHNSVHPETLEQWRAWLAEHHDRGEGVWVVQWKRHTGRPAPGYDEMVCEALCWGWIDSTAGTVDADRNRIWLAPRRPGSGWSRPNKERLTRVLAQGRMQPAGQRVLDRAHQDGSWTLLDDVEDLVVPEDLAAALADRPGARDHWDSFSPSSRKMALTWLVQARRPATRARRVQQVAAAAERGEKAR; from the coding sequence ATGGCCACCGTGGAGCTGACCCCGCACAACTCCGTGCACCCCGAGACGCTGGAGCAGTGGCGCGCGTGGCTGGCCGAGCACCACGACCGTGGCGAGGGGGTCTGGGTGGTGCAGTGGAAGCGGCACACCGGCAGGCCGGCACCCGGCTACGACGAGATGGTCTGCGAGGCGCTGTGCTGGGGCTGGATCGACAGCACCGCCGGCACCGTGGACGCCGACCGCAACCGGATCTGGCTGGCGCCGCGGCGACCCGGCAGCGGGTGGTCCCGGCCGAACAAGGAGCGCCTGACCCGGGTGCTGGCGCAGGGACGGATGCAGCCCGCCGGCCAGCGCGTGCTGGACCGGGCCCACCAGGACGGGTCGTGGACCCTGCTGGACGACGTCGAGGACCTGGTGGTGCCCGAGGACCTGGCGGCCGCGCTGGCCGACCGGCCCGGCGCCCGGGACCACTGGGACTCCTTCAGCCCGTCCTCGCGCAAGATGGCGCTGACCTGGCTGGTCCAGGCGAGACGGCCCGCCACCCGGGCCAGGCGGGTCCAGCAGGTCGCCGCGGCGGCCGAGCGGGGTGAGAAGGCGCGTTGA
- a CDS encoding helix-turn-helix domain-containing protein, with translation MWSTREVAELAGTTVNTVRHYHRAGLLEEPERTSNGYKQYRARHLVRLLQIRRLRDLGVPLAQIETVGTAQGSDSSRALLAIDADLASSIERLQRARAEIRAILDGSTTTDVPAGFEDVADRLSDSDRSLVLVYSQLYDDSAMSDLKRMVASEPAGAGAELDALTPDADEPTRQRIAEALGLSIARHLSDFPWLLEPAEHLSRSPQETQETFLETLGELYNEAQLDVLVRAGALAREQVGAGVTGAAPEPAPPDVPVTGTGGAPEDGGGGSGR, from the coding sequence ATGTGGAGCACGCGCGAGGTGGCGGAGCTCGCCGGGACGACGGTGAACACCGTCCGGCACTACCACCGCGCGGGCCTGCTCGAGGAACCGGAGCGGACGTCCAACGGCTACAAGCAGTACCGGGCACGGCACCTCGTGCGGCTGCTGCAGATCCGTCGGCTCCGGGACCTGGGGGTCCCGCTGGCGCAGATCGAGACGGTCGGGACCGCCCAGGGCAGCGACTCCTCCCGTGCGCTGCTCGCCATCGACGCCGACCTGGCCTCGAGCATCGAGCGCCTGCAGCGGGCCCGGGCGGAGATCCGGGCGATCCTCGACGGGTCCACCACCACGGACGTACCGGCCGGCTTCGAGGACGTCGCGGACCGGCTGTCCGACTCCGACCGCTCACTCGTGCTCGTCTACTCCCAGCTCTACGACGACTCGGCGATGTCGGACCTCAAGCGGATGGTGGCGTCGGAGCCGGCCGGCGCGGGCGCCGAGCTGGATGCCCTCACCCCCGACGCCGACGAGCCCACCCGCCAGCGCATCGCCGAGGCCCTGGGCCTCAGCATCGCCCGGCACCTCTCCGACTTCCCGTGGTTGCTGGAGCCTGCCGAGCACCTGTCGAGGAGCCCGCAGGAGACGCAGGAGACCTTCCTCGAGACGCTCGGGGAGCTGTACAACGAGGCGCAGCTCGACGTCCTGGTGCGCGCCGGCGCGCTGGCCCGGGAGCAGGTGGGCGCCGGGGTGACCGGGGCCGCGCCCGAGCCCGCCCCGCCCGACGTGCCGGTCACCGGCACCGGCGGTGCGCCGGAGGACGGCGGTGGCGGGTCCGGCCGGTGA
- a CDS encoding MDR family MFS transporter, whose amino-acid sequence MTDSPPSSAPATQDTRGIIPILLLSAFVLILNETTMSVAVPRLMEAFSVEATTAQWLTTAFLLTMAVVIPLSGFILQRLTTRSVFFLSLGLFSTGTLLCALAPAFSLLLLGRIIQASGTAVMMPLLMTTVLTLVPINRRGVVMGNISIVIAVAPALGPTASGLIQDALGWRWVFGLVLPIALTMLVAGALRLKNFGETTKAPVDLPSVVLSAFGFGGLVYALTQIGEGFGDGNIGNLLVPLAVGVVALGLFVRRQIALQKEDRPLLDLRTFRSRTFTLALGIMMVAFGALLGSGILLPIYLQDLRGLTPAQTGLFVMPGGIIMGLMGPLVGRLYDKVGPRVLVLPGVSVLAVLLFAFSRAGLDTPLVMLVVLYTGLMMAIGFTFTPTMTAGLNSLARQQYSHGSALVGTLQQVAGGAGTALLVTVMAVRGASLSGRGVGAEEAQMGGIELAFMVASVLALVAIALATMLPGRPPTADTVEVSADVEPSDEELLASEGGVSQARA is encoded by the coding sequence GTGACCGACTCCCCACCCTCCAGCGCACCGGCCACGCAGGACACCCGAGGGATCATCCCGATCCTGCTGCTGTCGGCGTTCGTCCTGATCCTCAACGAGACCACGATGTCGGTGGCCGTCCCCCGTCTGATGGAGGCCTTCTCGGTCGAGGCGACGACGGCGCAGTGGCTGACCACCGCCTTCCTGCTCACCATGGCCGTGGTCATCCCGCTCAGCGGTTTCATCCTGCAGCGGCTCACCACCCGCAGCGTCTTCTTCCTCTCCCTGGGGCTGTTCAGCACCGGCACCCTGCTGTGCGCGCTCGCCCCGGCCTTCAGCCTGCTGCTGCTCGGTCGGATCATCCAGGCCAGCGGCACCGCGGTGATGATGCCGCTGCTGATGACCACGGTGCTGACCCTGGTCCCGATCAACCGCCGCGGCGTCGTGATGGGCAACATCTCCATCGTGATCGCGGTGGCCCCGGCCCTCGGCCCGACCGCCTCCGGCCTGATCCAGGACGCGCTCGGCTGGCGGTGGGTCTTCGGCCTGGTGCTGCCGATCGCGCTCACCATGCTGGTGGCCGGTGCGTTGCGGCTGAAGAACTTCGGCGAGACCACCAAGGCCCCGGTCGACCTCCCCTCGGTGGTCCTCTCGGCCTTCGGCTTCGGCGGCCTGGTCTACGCGCTGACCCAGATCGGTGAGGGCTTCGGCGACGGCAACATCGGCAACCTGCTGGTGCCGCTCGCGGTGGGCGTCGTCGCGCTGGGTCTGTTCGTCCGGCGCCAGATCGCGCTGCAGAAGGAGGACCGTCCGCTGCTCGACCTGCGCACGTTCCGCAGCCGCACCTTCACCCTCGCCCTGGGCATCATGATGGTGGCCTTCGGGGCGCTGCTGGGCTCAGGCATCCTGCTCCCGATCTACCTGCAGGACCTCCGCGGTCTCACCCCCGCCCAGACCGGTCTCTTCGTGATGCCCGGCGGGATCATCATGGGCCTGATGGGGCCGCTGGTCGGCCGTCTGTACGACAAGGTCGGTCCGCGCGTCCTGGTGCTGCCCGGGGTGAGCGTGCTGGCGGTGCTGCTCTTCGCCTTCAGCCGCGCCGGCCTGGACACGCCGCTGGTGATGCTGGTGGTGCTCTACACCGGTCTGATGATGGCCATCGGGTTCACCTTCACCCCGACCATGACGGCCGGGCTCAACAGCCTGGCCCGCCAGCAGTACTCCCACGGCTCCGCGCTGGTGGGCACGCTGCAGCAGGTCGCCGGCGGTGCGGGCACCGCGCTGCTGGTCACGGTGATGGCGGTGCGGGGGGCCTCGCTGTCCGGTCGCGGCGTGGGGGCCGAAGAGGCCCAGATGGGCGGCATCGAGCTGGCCTTCATGGTCGCCTCCGTCCTGGCCCTGGTGGCGATCGCGCTGGCCACGATGCTGCCTGGTCGTCCGCCGACGGCCGACACGGTCGAGGTCTCGGCCGATGTCGAGCCGTCCGACGAGGAGCTGCTGGCCTCGGAGGGTGGCGTCAGCCAGGCACGCGCCTGA
- a CDS encoding squalene cyclase: protein MTPDPQVLDWLLDSDPALRWQVERDLAGAPPEVWQATRARVPTEGFGAELLSKQDPDGQWAGGAFFPAGFEFSSPESGEDPGQPWTATTWSLKSLREWGVEADVLAGTVEKLAVSCRWEYDDLPFWGGEVDCCINAWTLASGVWLGADVSGIAQWFLDHQLPDGGWNCEWVEGSTRSSVTSTLNSLEGLLVHEVATGGSEELRAARLRGQEHLLERRLLRRLSTGELITPRVTHLAYPFRSFYSALHALDHFRAAALHDGVAPDLRLAEAVESVRAGREPDGTWVQQRRHPGDVWFEEDVPVGEPSRWLTFHATRVLDWWDAAAS, encoded by the coding sequence ATGACGCCCGACCCGCAGGTGCTCGACTGGCTGCTCGACTCCGACCCGGCGCTGCGCTGGCAGGTGGAGCGCGACCTGGCCGGGGCACCGCCGGAGGTGTGGCAGGCGACCAGGGCCCGGGTGCCCACGGAGGGGTTCGGGGCGGAGCTGCTGTCGAAGCAGGACCCCGACGGGCAGTGGGCCGGGGGCGCCTTCTTCCCCGCCGGCTTCGAGTTCTCCTCCCCGGAGTCCGGTGAGGATCCCGGGCAGCCGTGGACGGCGACGACGTGGTCGCTGAAGAGCCTGCGCGAGTGGGGTGTGGAGGCCGACGTCCTCGCCGGCACGGTCGAGAAGCTGGCCGTCAGCTGCCGCTGGGAGTACGACGACCTGCCCTTCTGGGGAGGTGAGGTCGACTGCTGCATCAACGCCTGGACACTGGCCAGCGGCGTCTGGCTCGGAGCCGACGTCTCGGGCATCGCCCAGTGGTTCCTGGACCACCAGCTGCCCGACGGCGGCTGGAACTGCGAGTGGGTCGAGGGCTCCACCCGCAGCTCGGTCACCAGCACCCTGAACTCGCTGGAGGGCCTGCTGGTCCACGAGGTGGCCACCGGCGGCTCGGAGGAGCTGCGGGCCGCCCGGCTACGGGGTCAGGAGCACCTGCTGGAGCGCCGGCTGCTGCGACGGCTCTCCACCGGTGAGCTGATCACGCCGCGGGTGACCCACCTCGCCTACCCCTTCCGCTCCTTCTACAGCGCCCTGCACGCCCTCGACCACTTCCGCGCGGCCGCCCTGCACGACGGGGTCGCCCCCGACCTCCGGCTGGCCGAGGCGGTCGAGTCGGTCCGCGCGGGTCGCGAGCCCGACGGCACCTGGGTGCAGCAGCGCCGCCACCCCGGCGACGTCTGGTTCGAGGAGGACGTCCCCGTCGGCGAGCCCTCGCGCTGGCTCACCTTCCACGCCACCCGCGTCCTCGACTGGTGGGACGCCGCGGCGAGCTGA
- a CDS encoding endonuclease/exonuclease/phosphatase family protein has translation MPTALIRTATALAALLTVVAATLVPAAAAPEAPTPPYEVRVMAYNIHHGAGVDGVLDLERTARVIEDSGADVVGLQEVDRHFGARSGNVDQAQWLAQRLRMRVTYGANLDLDPAPGSTQRRQYGTAVLSRFPIVSAENHLLTSIPYPERPTEQRGLLHAELDVRGTRVDFWTTHLDHQRQEQRLSQVAEIEQLLSATADRPGFLVGDLNATPDSAEVLRLGDDLDDPFAGAAPEGNTYPAEAPRTRIDYVLTRGVTTSDPEVVSTLASDHLPVVVTAGIPRPRRR, from the coding sequence GTGCCCACCGCACTGATCCGCACCGCCACCGCCCTCGCCGCCCTGCTCACCGTCGTCGCCGCCACCCTGGTGCCGGCCGCCGCCGCTCCCGAGGCCCCGACGCCGCCCTACGAGGTCCGCGTGATGGCCTACAACATCCACCACGGCGCGGGGGTCGACGGCGTCCTCGACCTCGAGCGCACCGCCCGGGTGATCGAGGACTCCGGCGCCGACGTGGTCGGTCTGCAGGAGGTCGACCGGCACTTCGGCGCCCGCTCCGGGAACGTCGACCAGGCGCAGTGGCTGGCCCAGCGGCTGCGGATGCGGGTCACCTACGGCGCGAACCTCGACCTGGATCCCGCACCGGGCAGCACCCAGCGCCGCCAGTACGGCACGGCCGTGCTCAGCCGCTTCCCGATCGTCTCCGCCGAGAACCACCTGCTGACCAGCATCCCCTACCCCGAGCGCCCGACCGAGCAGCGCGGGCTGCTGCACGCCGAGCTGGACGTCCGCGGCACCCGGGTGGACTTCTGGACCACCCACCTGGACCACCAGCGCCAGGAGCAGCGGCTCTCCCAGGTCGCCGAGATCGAGCAGCTGCTCTCCGCCACCGCCGACCGCCCCGGCTTCCTGGTCGGCGACCTCAACGCCACCCCCGACAGCGCCGAGGTGCTCCGGCTGGGCGACGACCTCGACGACCCGTTCGCGGGAGCCGCACCCGAGGGGAACACCTACCCCGCCGAGGCCCCGCGGACCCGGATCGACTACGTGCTCACCCGCGGCGTCACCACCTCCGACCCGGAGGTCGTCAGCACCCTCGCCTCGGACCACCTGCCCGTGGTCGTCACCGCCGGGATCCCCCGCCCGCGCCGGCGCTGA
- a CDS encoding zinc-dependent alcohol dehydrogenase family protein: protein MRAVRYPGYGLRPELVELPEPSCPDDGVLVRVEATGVCRSDWHAWRGHDPVPLPMVPGHEFAGTVHAVGSRVRGWQVGDRVTAPFVQGCGRCGWCRDGQAQVCPDQVQPGFTTDGSFAELVVVTAAATNLVRLPDDVDAVAAAALGCRVATAHRALTVHGRLAAGEWLVVHGCGGVGLSAVMIARALGARVVAVDVAEGPRRRASELGAETVLAPGPDLVERVHELTGGGAHVSVDAVGVPATVAASVHCLRRRGRHVQVGLLLGEDGTPPVPMGPVVAQELSLHGSHGMPAVDYPALLELVASGRLRPGELVGRVVQLSGAPDALVGLDGEPTTAGITVISLG, encoded by the coding sequence GTGCGTGCGGTCCGCTACCCCGGCTACGGCCTCCGACCCGAGCTGGTCGAGCTGCCCGAGCCGTCCTGCCCCGACGACGGTGTCCTGGTGCGGGTGGAGGCGACGGGGGTCTGCCGCTCGGACTGGCACGCCTGGCGCGGCCACGACCCCGTGCCGCTGCCGATGGTGCCCGGTCACGAGTTCGCCGGCACGGTCCACGCGGTCGGGTCCAGGGTGCGGGGCTGGCAGGTAGGGGACCGGGTGACCGCCCCGTTCGTGCAGGGCTGCGGGCGCTGCGGCTGGTGCCGCGACGGCCAGGCGCAGGTGTGCCCGGACCAGGTGCAGCCGGGCTTCACCACCGACGGGTCCTTCGCCGAGCTGGTGGTCGTCACCGCGGCCGCGACGAACCTGGTGCGGCTGCCGGACGACGTCGACGCGGTGGCCGCGGCGGCCCTGGGCTGCCGGGTGGCCACCGCCCACCGGGCGCTCACCGTGCACGGCCGCCTGGCGGCGGGGGAGTGGCTGGTGGTGCACGGCTGCGGCGGGGTCGGGTTGTCGGCGGTGATGATCGCCCGCGCGCTGGGTGCCCGGGTGGTGGCCGTCGACGTCGCCGAGGGGCCGCGGCGGCGGGCCTCGGAGCTGGGGGCCGAGACGGTGCTGGCCCCGGGCCCGGACCTGGTCGAGCGGGTGCACGAGCTCACCGGCGGTGGGGCCCACGTCTCGGTGGACGCGGTGGGGGTCCCCGCCACGGTGGCCGCGTCGGTGCACTGCCTGCGACGCCGCGGCCGTCACGTCCAGGTCGGGCTGCTGCTCGGCGAGGACGGGACGCCACCGGTGCCGATGGGACCGGTGGTGGCCCAGGAGCTGTCCCTGCACGGGTCGCACGGCATGCCCGCGGTGGACTACCCGGCCCTGCTGGAGCTGGTCGCCTCCGGTCGGCTCCGCCCGGGCGAGCTGGTCGGCCGGGTGGTCCAGCTCTCCGGGGCGCCGGACGCCCTGGTCGGCCTGGACGGCGAGCCGACGACCGCCGGCATCACCGTGATCAGCCTGGGCTGA